A stretch of Sphingomonas sp. JUb134 DNA encodes these proteins:
- a CDS encoding L,D-transpeptidase family protein has protein sequence MRFARSLFLATALAGTVLAAAPVLAAPPQPKVVSVMETGGVLQPGEYLWAPEGVPPGKLAIVVDLRRERLYVYRGGVEIGRTLIIYGADHKPTPTGSFPILEKDRDHVSNLYNAPMPYMLRLTWGGVAIHGSGEDVDSRYATHGCIGVPDEFAALLYAQARKGDTVLVTRDWMPEVYGAEGVQVASAD, from the coding sequence ATGCGTTTCGCCCGTTCCCTTTTCCTTGCAACTGCGCTCGCGGGCACGGTGCTCGCGGCCGCGCCGGTTCTAGCTGCGCCACCGCAGCCGAAGGTGGTGAGCGTGATGGAGACCGGCGGCGTGCTGCAACCCGGCGAGTATCTCTGGGCGCCGGAAGGCGTGCCGCCGGGCAAGCTCGCCATCGTGGTCGATCTCCGGCGCGAGCGGCTCTACGTCTATCGCGGCGGCGTGGAAATCGGGCGGACGCTGATCATCTATGGTGCGGACCACAAGCCGACGCCGACGGGGAGCTTCCCGATCCTGGAAAAGGATCGCGACCATGTCTCGAACCTCTACAATGCGCCGATGCCGTACATGCTGCGGCTCACCTGGGGCGGGGTCGCGATCCACGGGTCGGGCGAAGACGTCGACAGCCGCTACGCGACCCACGGCTGCATCGGCGTCCCCGACGAGTTCGCAGCGCTGCTCTATGCGCAGGCCAGGAAGGGCGACACCGTCCTAGTGACGCGCGACTGGATGCCGGAGGTGTATGGTGCCGAAGGGGTGCAGGTGGCCTCCGCAGACTAG
- the rplJ gene encoding 50S ribosomal protein L10, whose product MDRAQKSELVSELNRTFNEVGVVVITRNLGMTVAQSTALRTKMREAGASYKVAKNRLAKIAAEGTDYSVIADLLTGPTALATSADPVAAARVVNDFAKTTDKLEIVGGAMGGQLLDAEGIKALAGLPSLDELRAKIVGLIVAPATKLATITQAPAAQIARVLAAHADKEQEAA is encoded by the coding sequence ATGGATCGCGCTCAAAAGAGTGAGCTGGTATCCGAGCTGAACCGCACCTTCAACGAGGTCGGCGTGGTGGTCATCACCCGCAACCTCGGGATGACCGTCGCCCAGTCGACGGCACTCCGTACGAAGATGCGTGAAGCCGGCGCCAGCTACAAGGTCGCGAAGAACCGCCTTGCCAAGATCGCAGCGGAAGGCACCGACTATTCGGTCATCGCCGACCTGCTGACCGGGCCGACCGCGCTTGCGACGTCTGCCGATCCCGTGGCTGCTGCCCGGGTCGTCAACGACTTCGCCAAGACCACGGACAAGCTCGAGATCGTCGGCGGGGCGATGGGCGGCCAGCTTCTCGACGCGGAAGGTATCAAGGCACTTGCCGGCCTGCCGTCGCTCGACGAGCTGCGCGCAAAGATCGTGGGGCTCATCGTGGCACCTGCGACCAAGCTCGCGACCATCACCCAGGCACCGGCGGCGCAGATCGCTCGCGTGCTTGCGGCGCATGCGGACAAGGAACAGGAGGCCGCCTGA
- the rplL gene encoding 50S ribosomal protein L7/L12 — protein sequence MADLNAIVDQLSELTVLEAAELSKLLEEKWGVSAAAAVAAAPAAGGAAGGAAAVEEKTEFDVILTGDGGKKINVIKEVRAITGLGLTEAKALVEGAPKPVKEGIAKDEADKIKAQLEGAGATVEVK from the coding sequence ATGGCTGACCTGAACGCGATCGTCGACCAGCTGAGCGAACTGACTGTCCTCGAGGCCGCTGAGCTCTCGAAGCTGCTCGAAGAGAAGTGGGGCGTTTCGGCCGCTGCTGCGGTTGCGGCTGCTCCGGCTGCTGGCGGCGCTGCTGGCGGCGCTGCTGCTGTCGAAGAGAAGACCGAGTTCGACGTGATCCTCACCGGCGACGGTGGCAAGAAGATCAACGTCATCAAGGAAGTCCGCGCGATCACCGGCCTGGGCCTGACCGAAGCGAAGGCTCTCGTCGAGGGCGCGCCGAAGCCGGTCAAGGAAGGCATCGCCAAGGACGAAGCCGACAAGATCAAGGCGCAGCTGGAAGGCGCCGGCGCGACCGTCGAGGTCAAGTAA